One window of Planktothrix serta PCC 8927 genomic DNA carries:
- a CDS encoding serine/threonine protein kinase, translated as MKNQQDDDSNGSGLGETNKEDTEKIHQNFGMDRKNQEDNPLYWRSGMKLKDYIIEKKIGSGGFGITFLAHTKNHQKVVVKTLKKYERGNQQDEKNRDDFFNEAIRLAKCNHPYIVRSKSPFFINDFPCLVMEYIEGQNLQDWLEDNRNFLSEAEAILYIQQIGDALKYIHSFKPILLHRDVNPKNIIRRVKSENETEAILIDFGIARDVIDTEPEFTEFTTCGFAPIEQHYRDKPQGSYTDVYALAATLYFMLTKTVPSSAFKRVLNKAEKQEDDLLPPKTINPNISDEVNRAILSGMELFATFRPQSVQEWLDLLPQPKSKKTVKSSPPPHNLPQRSRRAPAPPPIPNIPVTQPEKLPSSPVTDWGLYVRTALMGAGVWLIAIAIFDKNLTFPPPGVVLIVGVILLAIALIKNRVPLEQKIYQLIISVVSSVGIYIGYWLNREESIDILPLIISTASASFLALLILFIFQLLINGDSESS; from the coding sequence ATGAAGAATCAACAGGATGATGATAGTAATGGTTCTGGGTTGGGTGAGACCAATAAGGAAGATACAGAAAAAATACATCAAAACTTTGGAATGGATAGGAAAAATCAAGAGGATAATCCGTTGTACTGGCGATCCGGGATGAAGTTAAAAGATTATATAATTGAAAAAAAAATTGGCAGTGGTGGTTTTGGAATAACTTTTCTTGCTCATACTAAAAATCATCAAAAAGTTGTGGTTAAAACTCTAAAAAAATATGAAAGAGGGAACCAACAAGATGAAAAAAATAGAGATGATTTTTTCAATGAAGCTATACGCCTAGCAAAATGTAATCATCCTTACATTGTACGAAGTAAAAGCCCTTTTTTCATTAATGATTTTCCTTGTTTAGTTATGGAATATATTGAAGGTCAAAATTTACAAGATTGGCTCGAAGACAATCGGAATTTTTTATCAGAAGCAGAAGCTATATTGTATATTCAACAAATCGGAGATGCCCTAAAGTATATCCATAGTTTTAAACCGATCCTATTACATCGTGATGTTAATCCCAAGAACATTATTCGTCGCGTCAAAAGCGAGAATGAAACGGAAGCAATTTTGATTGATTTTGGGATTGCCCGTGATGTTATTGATACTGAGCCTGAATTCACCGAATTTACAACCTGTGGTTTTGCGCCTATAGAGCAACATTATCGGGATAAACCTCAAGGATCTTATACAGATGTATATGCTTTGGCTGCTACACTATACTTCATGTTAACAAAAACAGTTCCTAGTAGCGCATTCAAAAGAGTTTTAAACAAAGCAGAAAAACAAGAAGATGATTTACTTCCTCCCAAAACAATTAATCCTAATATCAGCGATGAAGTCAATAGAGCTATTCTTTCGGGGATGGAACTTTTTGCCACATTTCGACCTCAATCTGTGCAAGAATGGTTAGATTTACTCCCTCAACCAAAAAGCAAAAAGACTGTTAAATCTTCTCCACCTCCACACAATCTTCCTCAACGTTCCCGACGTGCACCAGCACCTCCTCCGATACCAAATATCCCTGTCACTCAACCGGAAAAACTGCCATCTTCCCCTGTAACGGATTGGGGTTTATACGTCAGAACAGCATTGATGGGGGCGGGTGTTTGGTTAATTGCGATCGCTATTTTTGACAAAAATTTAACTTTTCCTCCGCCGGGAGTTGTGTTAATCGTTGGTGTTATTTTGTTGGCGATCGCACTCATTAAAAATCGTGTTCCCTTAGAACAAAAAATCTATCAACTGATTATCTCTGTTGTTTCCAGCGTAGGAATTTATATTGGATATTGGTTAAACCGAGAAGAATCCATTGATATTTTACCCCTGATTATTTCAACCGCATCAGCTAGTTTTCTGGCTTTACTGATCCTGTTTATTTTTCAATTGCTCATCAACGGAGATTCAGAAAGTTCTTAG
- a CDS encoding helix-turn-helix domain-containing protein, with product MCQSLYLKPLEWRCLNRDLQDPYLPKTYKQRIQIILLTDEGKTQSEICQLLGCSAMTARRWMLMTKQGKAEQWNNQPIGRPQKVNQDYLLRLEELLKHRPKEFGSKSEYWKAKSLAKQLKREFGVEISDRHINRLLKQRGLTLAEFNANLQGESTL from the coding sequence ATGTGTCAATCGTTGTACTTGAAACCTTTAGAATGGCGATGCTTAAACAGGGATTTACAAGATCCCTATTTACCCAAAACCTATAAACAACGGATTCAGATTATTTTGCTGACGGATGAGGGAAAAACTCAGAGCGAAATTTGTCAATTGTTGGGATGTTCTGCGATGACGGCGAGGCGATGGATGTTAATGACTAAACAAGGTAAAGCAGAACAGTGGAATAATCAGCCTATTGGTCGTCCGCAAAAAGTGAATCAGGATTATTTACTGCGTTTGGAAGAATTACTGAAACATCGTCCTAAAGAGTTTGGTTCTAAATCAGAATATTGGAAAGCTAAGAGTTTAGCAAAACAACTGAAGCGGGAGTTTGGTGTTGAAATTAGCGATCGCCATATTAATCGTTTACTGAAACAACGAGGATTAACTTTAGCTGAATTTAATGCTAATTTGCAAGGAGAATCAACATTATGA
- a CDS encoding calcium-binding protein: MAISFGSNWFSSGSSINQTMVMNPPNSGTSSTISSSSSGTMTQTNSLSMNGSSIDQTMIMNAPNSPTTVINTGTSNGVSTINLGTGKILNGTSANNLLNGSESGDILNGNSGNDTLNAFGGGDILNGGSGNDILSAGSGSDILNGESGNDTLQGGSDVDQLSGGSGNDKLDGGDGNDMLTGGSGNDSLIGGTGNDLLIGVNANAMIVGATSIITSSGTPGRAEIDQLTGGTGVDQFILGDSNNVYYNDGSLLTPGKADYASIIDFNATQDKIQLKGSASNYVLNVSGSNTRILLDNDGIAGFSAKDELIGTVQGNTNLNLSSSAFKYV; this comes from the coding sequence ATGGCTATTTCCTTCGGCTCTAATTGGTTTTCATCTGGGTCTTCAATTAATCAAACGATGGTGATGAACCCTCCTAATAGTGGAACTTCATCTACTATTAGTTCTTCTTCATCAGGAACGATGACCCAAACAAATAGTTTATCTATGAATGGATCTTCAATTGATCAAACGATGATAATGAACGCTCCTAATTCTCCAACGACAGTGATCAATACTGGGACTAGCAATGGCGTTTCTACTATTAATTTAGGAACAGGTAAAATTCTGAATGGCACCAGTGCTAATAATCTTCTTAACGGGAGTGAAAGTGGAGATATTCTTAATGGTAACTCCGGTAATGATACCCTGAATGCCTTCGGTGGTGGTGACATTCTCAATGGTGGTTCTGGTAATGACATTTTATCCGCAGGGAGTGGTAGCGATATTCTCAACGGTGAATCTGGAAATGATACTCTCCAAGGAGGTTCTGATGTTGATCAACTGAGCGGGGGTTCTGGTAATGATAAATTAGACGGTGGAGATGGTAACGATATGCTTACCGGAGGTTCTGGTAATGATAGTTTAATTGGCGGTACAGGAAACGATCTGTTAATTGGTGTTAACGCTAATGCTATGATTGTCGGAGCAACTTCAATTATTACTAGCAGTGGTACTCCTGGGCGCGCAGAAATTGATCAATTAACCGGAGGAACAGGAGTCGATCAGTTTATTTTGGGTGACAGTAATAATGTCTACTATAACGATGGTAGTTTACTTACTCCTGGTAAAGCAGATTATGCTTCTATCATCGATTTTAATGCCACTCAGGATAAAATTCAACTCAAAGGATCGGCGAGTAATTATGTTTTAAATGTCTCTGGTTCCAATACCCGAATTTTACTCGATAATGATGGCATTGCTGGTTTTAGCGCTAAAGATGAATTGATTGGTACTGTTCAAGGTAACACAAATTTGAACTTGAGCAGTAGTGCTTTCAAATATGTCTAA
- a CDS encoding substrate-binding domain-containing protein, which produces MFRLTGFSLVVKPIVALFLVLLILTGGCSQFNQSSAKGCNKIAILLPETEPAQRWEGSDRRQLEEKITEKLAIQLRGQDLTLLYFNADGHANQQFKQANRAIEQGACILILGPSGDATKIVEKAKKKHIPVIAYDRSIDNGKVHADYYISFDSEYVGELQGEYIASQFEDLSKKNPYKLEKVNNKFVIINGDSDDNNSILLEKGLKKSLKGLMSSQQLILVGENDTDPEINIPGWKGEIAADKIEEILTKYFDLKIVWVANDGMANNIIEKLVNLRYKPGQILITGQDGTIGSLTKIREGWQSMTVCKDSKDIAEKTALLVEALFEDDQNKISKLLPDNPDYTDSRSYVSRAVYPVTIDNFKDRVSLENDKIQLENTCKGKK; this is translated from the coding sequence ATGTTTAGACTAACCGGATTTTCCCTTGTAGTTAAACCTATTGTAGCATTATTCTTAGTCTTGTTGATTTTAACAGGTGGTTGTAGCCAGTTCAATCAATCAAGCGCAAAAGGTTGTAATAAAATTGCTATTTTGTTACCGGAGACTGAACCTGCACAACGCTGGGAAGGGTCAGATCGGCGACAATTAGAGGAGAAAATTACAGAAAAATTAGCAATACAATTAAGAGGTCAAGACCTCACCCTTCTTTATTTTAACGCCGATGGTCATGCAAACCAACAATTTAAGCAAGCCAATCGTGCTATCGAGCAAGGAGCTTGTATATTAATTTTAGGGCCAAGTGGTGATGCCACAAAAATTGTCGAAAAAGCCAAGAAAAAACATATCCCCGTGATTGCCTATGATCGGAGTATTGATAATGGAAAGGTTCATGCTGATTATTACATTTCTTTTGATAGTGAGTATGTCGGTGAACTCCAAGGAGAATACATTGCAAGTCAATTTGAAGATTTGAGTAAGAAAAACCCCTATAAGCTAGAAAAAGTTAATAATAAATTTGTGATAATCAATGGAGACTCCGACGATAATAATTCAATCTTATTAGAGAAAGGTTTAAAAAAATCCTTAAAAGGTTTGATGAGCAGTCAACAGCTTATATTAGTAGGAGAAAATGATACTGATCCAGAAATTAATATTCCGGGTTGGAAAGGTGAAATAGCTGCTGATAAAATCGAGGAAATATTAACAAAATATTTTGATCTAAAAATTGTTTGGGTAGCTAATGATGGTATGGCAAATAATATTATTGAGAAGTTAGTTAATTTAAGATATAAACCCGGTCAAATTCTGATTACAGGTCAAGATGGTACAATCGGAAGTTTAACCAAGATTCGAGAAGGATGGCAGTCTATGACTGTTTGTAAAGATAGTAAAGATATAGCAGAAAAAACGGCTCTATTAGTTGAAGCATTGTTTGAAGACGATCAGAATAAAATTAGTAAATTATTACCGGATAACCCTGATTATACTGATAGTCGATCTTATGTATCACGAGCAGTGTATCCTGTCACAATAGATAATTTTAAAGATAGGGTGTCTCTTGAGAACGACAAAATTCAATTAGAAAATACTTGTAAAGGAAAGAAATAA
- a CDS encoding formylglycine-generating enzyme family protein: MSKKTLNRRKALLTILSFCFIVPGVATFLNKKLAKSSRQSTLKSNSNNSINLNPLSSPESITLQILDEKSLLSEETIEIYPQELNTDTRLEMVKIKAGSCKIGSNPQDSDHLTNEAQGFKITMQEFYMSRYPITQEQWQAVMGMGNNPSTFLGETDLPVETVSWYEAKEFCDKLTNSTKQTYRLPSETEWEYACRAYSETPFYFGDKITPTRANYDTYYSSVKSSGDYHGKTIKVGQFPANKFGLKDMHGNVWEWCQDSWHKDHQNTPKNGEAYENKDEEKAVIRGGAWHSFPLKCRSAAREGMWKNMRSNRIGFRVVMEIKNVTSLSKNFLNLR; the protein is encoded by the coding sequence ATGTCCAAAAAAACGTTGAATCGCAGAAAAGCTTTGTTGACTATTTTATCCTTTTGTTTTATTGTACCTGGTGTAGCTACATTTTTAAATAAAAAATTAGCTAAATCAAGTCGTCAAAGTACCCTAAAGTCAAACAGCAATAATTCTATTAATCTCAACCCTTTGAGTAGTCCAGAATCAATAACTTTACAAATTCTAGATGAAAAAAGTCTTCTGAGTGAAGAAACAATTGAGATTTATCCTCAAGAATTAAACACCGATACGAGATTAGAAATGGTGAAGATTAAGGCAGGTTCCTGTAAAATTGGTTCAAATCCTCAAGATAGTGATCATCTCACTAATGAAGCACAGGGCTTTAAAATTACCATGCAAGAATTTTATATGAGTCGTTATCCCATTACACAGGAACAATGGCAAGCTGTTATGGGAATGGGAAATAACCCGTCAACCTTTCTCGGCGAAACTGATCTACCCGTAGAAACTGTATCTTGGTATGAGGCTAAAGAGTTTTGTGACAAATTAACCAATAGCACCAAACAAACCTATCGCTTACCCAGTGAAACGGAGTGGGAATATGCTTGCCGTGCTTATAGCGAAACTCCATTCTATTTTGGGGATAAAATTACTCCGACACGGGCTAACTATGATACTTATTACTCTAGTGTAAAAAGTTCTGGAGACTATCACGGAAAAACGATCAAAGTTGGGCAGTTCCCAGCTAATAAGTTTGGTTTAAAGGATATGCACGGAAATGTTTGGGAATGGTGTCAAGACTCTTGGCATAAAGACCATCAAAATACTCCTAAGAACGGTGAAGCTTACGAGAATAAGGATGAGGAAAAAGCAGTGATCCGAGGTGGAGCTTGGCATAGTTTTCCCTTAAAATGTCGCAGTGCTGCTAGAGAAGGGATGTGGAAAAATATGAGAAGTAATCGCATTGGGTTTAGGGTTGTTATGGAAATTAAAAATGTTACTTCATTGTCTAAGAACTTTCTGAATCTCCGTTGA